The following nucleotide sequence is from Candidatus Obscuribacterales bacterium.
CGACCAAGGTCAACGGTTTTGCTATGTACCGATGCAGGATACGGAGAGGCTGGAGCTGTTGGGCATAACGGCGGCAGATTGCGATCTGGGCATGATTTTGGTGGATGAGGCAGATCCAACTCAGCGTTGGCAGGGCAGTGATGCGGTGGAAGAAATTGGGCGATCGCTGCCCTTAGGGGAAATGTTGGTGGCGGCCTATCGAAATGTACCGGGGATGAAGTGGATGGGCGATCGCCTCTATGAGCAGGTGCGCGATCATCGCTATCCATGGTTTGGGCAACGGGCCCTGTATACATCGGCCTACGGTGCTTGCGAGACGGGTGCTTGTGGAGTGGAGTCTACATCGTCGGAACTGCCCCAACACGATTAATCAGGAATTTGTCCTGACACAAGGGGCGATCGCCTGCAAAGAGGGATGAACATACCCAGCGATCGCCATGAGTGATATTTCCCTGTTAGCGATGAGCCTTCTGACCCAGACCCAAGTGCCGGTCTGGATGTTGGAACCGCCGCCGTTGCCCCACGCATCCTTGCCGGATGCCCTGACGAGGTGCCAAG
It contains:
- a CDS encoding DCC1-like thiol-disulfide oxidoreductase family protein, coding for MRYVIYDGTCNLCVNWVRLLESIDQGQRFCYVPMQDTERLELLGITAADCDLGMILVDEADPTQRWQGSDAVEEIGRSLPLGEMLVAAYRNVPGMKWMGDRLYEQVRDHRYPWFGQRALYTSAYGACETGACGVESTSSELPQHD